In Vespula pensylvanica isolate Volc-1 chromosome 15, ASM1446617v1, whole genome shotgun sequence, the genomic stretch acaaatagaggaagaaataaatacgaaacgaCGAGCCTGCTTAATGGCCTTTCGAAAGAATTCCGAACGTCATGTAATCGTTTCGAAGGAACGGAAAGGAAAGCGTATTTTGACACCTTCCTAACGCAACGGACCTCGATGGAATGTCCGCTTCAaggcaagaagaagaaataaaaacggaaAAGTACTGGATCATGGAGGATAATTTTAGCGGTCGTCCGAATCGAGttgtaaattcttttctaaatgaaaataaaaataaaagtagtagGAGAGACGAGATGCACTTATACTCTATTGTCAAATGCAATTACAACCATACGATTACTTATAAAATGTGATCGTAAATGTATTCGTGCTTGAGGGACGGAGAGTTTCtccgctttctctctctctctctctctctctctcgctcgctcgctcgcgcgcgcgcgcgcgcacgcacgcacgctcGATTCGTTCGCAAATGGCGGACCATTCCGGAATGCGATCGAGCGGAGCTGCGGATGGTACGAGATTGGCTCGTCGCAAACGATCGTACACACTATGATGACGCACGAACGAGTGAACGAGCGAGCAAAGGTTTCACCGCGACGCGTAAACGCGACCGCCTTAGTCGCGTCGTTGCACGCATCAACGCTCGGTTACGATTTTCCTTATGTCCGTTCATTTCTTTGCGTGCTTTCGCAAAGCACCACGAGGTATATGCGGCCTTGACTTGCCGTATTTTCCATACAATCGAACGAAtcctataattattattcgttggATCGGCCAAATGCGAAAGTTTACCGAACGTTTAAGTGTGCTTCGATAATAGTAGgatcatttttcttaaaagcGTCTGCAATGGGTAACTCTGACTAGAATCTACAAAAGTAGTTTCATATCCAATGAAAATCCAAAGATGATCGTATATGTATCAACGACTTATCGCCGATTATACGATGCTATTCGTTCTTGTCAACGTCGAGAAACGTGATAtgaggaagataaagaaactGAACGAAATAACTAAAAACAAAGGTAATCGACGCCGATATACATGCGCGTTCGTGAGTGTCGTGAGTATGATCGAGATCGATGAGACGAGGACATGAGTTTAACAAGAAGCTCCAAAAGAGATTCCCTTCGTGGATGCGAAAAGGTGTCGGACAAAATTCTTTATCCCACGGTAAATAGTTTAGCCTTGAAGAGAGCGAGATTACCGTTGCAACTTCACGATGGTGGTACGGATATCGAGACGCAGGAGGAGATGAAAAAGGATTCGGGGCTAGTCCATCGGGAAAGCAAACGAACGGGTTTAATGGTACGTAGAAGTACAAAGAAGAGGAGACTTCTCTAAAATGGAAGCAGCTTttgtctcctctctctctctctctctctctctcatcttacTATCATTCGCCCGCGTGTTCTTCCGCAAACGTTAACCGCGATACGCGAATAGGTAAACACCGTTAAAACTAACATAAGACGTAAGCGGCGCTGCGTTATAACGCCTTCTTATCGCACGCCTTTCCTCTTATCTACCTTCCGATTTAATCAATATGCCGTGGAATGTTCGTAGCGCTGGATCATGATAATTTCGTTATAGCTTCCCGACGAATTCTCCAAATTTTTTGAACGAGTCTTCGCAACGGTAATCCCATGATgcacttttttttcaacaatagAACGAGAACGGACTATCACCAGCCACGTGTTTTGACCAGTCCACGgttttcgttttctatcgatatatcgtacgATAGTTATATACCATtttggaaaagaagaatgtcttttttttttttcccccgaGCATTCTCAATGATCTTGCGCGTTTCTCGCATGGATATTTCCGAGTCAACGgcataattgaaatttattcctTATCTAGGCTAAAGCCAGGAGCAGCCCACCTCGAAAATACCGCGCGAAAATCGAAATGATGgtagagaaacgaaacgagacacTTGAGAGTGCCGAATCGGTCGAGATCGCCACCAGCACCCTAATCGATAGCGAAAAAGACGAGGAGCGTGTACGTTTGAAAGAAGAGattaaaaaggagagaatggCCGACtcggaggagaaaaagaacgaatcgaGTGTCCTCAGGGAGAGACGTTGCTCGTATTCTTCGGAGGATTACGAAAAAGTCGATGTTAAAAGTCAATGTTACCCGGAAGCCTTCGTAGAACGTGACTTCGATGTCAACGAGAGCTTTCACCGCGAAAAGATCACGGGAATATCTAAATCGACGTATGATATAGAATCGATATCGTTTTCCAGCGACGAGGAGAAAAATAGTCTACggaataacaagaaaaagaagaagaaaaagaagaagagacagtTTGCTAGAAACGTATTGCACTATGTACCAGGATATCCGGGCAAACGTCACAAGCAaccgacgaagaagaagaaaaagcatcATCGTTTCGCCACGTCGTTCGACTCACAAGCAAGATCCTTGGACGAAAAGGACGAAACGAGTATCGAAGAGAATCAGGACTTTTCGCGACCGAGGAGTCTCTCGAGATTCGAATTGAAGTACGTCATGATTTCGGCGCCATCGAACTTCGTTCACGTTGCTTCGGCTACCAATTCGCGCTTGATGTCGAATGAAAAGACCGCCGGCTCGAAATTAGAGCGATCGATTATCACCCACGAGGAAAAATCCGCTAATTTGCCTCTCCTCCTACGAGGGAAAGAAGTTGGCAAAAGTATAAATCGGCTTGTCGGCGAAGAAACGTCTATGGGAACCGACGTACGACGTACGTATCGCAAACTTAGCTCGAGCTTTCTTTTCCAAGGTTGCCACTGGTCTACTTCCTATTTCTAGATGTCAACGCAGGTAGAACGGCCTACGTAGAGATAAAAAGGACGTCCCTAGGCAACGCGGAGGAACGTACGGGCGAACTCGTGGATCCTTGCCAATCGGTGAAAATCGAAACGGACGATCGCGAGACGAGAATTTCTTACGAGCCTATATTACGCACCAATGTCAGTTTTCTTTGGAGCGATCGAACGAGGAATTTCTTGGACAACAAGAACGAGCAAGCTCGACTTTCTGCTTCGCTCgtagaaaaggacgaagagacgTTTGAGGAAAGGTCCGAGGAACCGTACGACGACGTGGGACCACCGCTGTCCAAGTCCTTCCCTCAGGTAGCTACAGTatccctttttgtttttcttttttcttttccctctcaaCGACAATCATCGATCGTAGTTTAACAAACTCTATTCGTTAGGAAGACGATTACGACGATGTGGGACCATCTCCGATATGCTCCGAAGAAAATACTCTTGGCGATGGAAGATACGCGAAGGACGACACATACGACGACGTTTCGTTAccaattttcaataatatcgaagaaaaagttgaaaCGTTATTGGAagataacgagaaagaaggaagctCGATTAACAATGATTATTCCAGTCTCGAGGGTGCTGAGGACGAGAAGTATATTTACGATGACGTTGGTCTTCCCGTTGGCGAGGAACGCGTCAACAGTCTCTATGGAGATTCCATGGCCGCCTCTTTAATGGGAACGGTCCTGACGAACGGCAAAGAATCCGAGTGGGAGGACGTGGACGATTTTGCGAACGCGTTACCTTGCCTCTGTCAACGTGACTGCACATGGTAAAAGATCATTGATCAAAGATCAACGATGAgtgttttgaaaaaatataagaaacggTTCGATGTCGAAAGAATCGTTTCATGCTTTCAGTGAAAAGAATGGCGAACGGTGCAATACGTGGGCTAAAAAGAAGCCTGGACAACGGTCCGGTAAAAAGTGGAAAAGACGACGTTCGAGAAGATCTAGGAAAACCTCGGCATGCTCCGCGCGAACACGCCACGACTCTATCGTTGACGGTAAGTCTATGGAGCAACTAAATGTCGCTTTTACGTAACGGCAACCTGTGTACAGTCCGCGATATGAAATGCCCGCCAATGTGGCATAGAGTCCTAGCATGTTCGAACCAAGGCTCGGATCTTcgtcagtctctctctctctctctctttctctctctctctctctctctctctcggctcTGTCTTTATTGCATCACAGCGAGCTCGCTACTGTTGCTCGCTCGATCcaactattttttaattatcataacTACACGAAGGAAGATGTGAGAAAAAATCTTAACGATCGACCACGTATAATATCAATGCGTGTCTAGAATGGAAACGCAAAGgaaatgaacaaaaagaaaattcgaaagacAGAAGAAGACAGGAGCGCACGCAGAATGGAAACGTAGTGGATTGGTCCGGCGTAGAAGGTGAAAGCGCTTCTTGTGCGCTCTCATTGTCAGTCACGGCTGAACCGGGCTCTGCGTCGCGAGGCTTTCCATATCTCTCGTCGTTGGGTTGCCAACAGACCGTGCGCGTTTCGTCTTCGCTTCAGTTTTATTCGAGCTGGTATTAAATCTTGGTGCGATAAAAAGTAGGCGATccttcatatatatgtatgcgtgcgtgcgtatatAGCACATATATAgacgttttcttctctcttcaattCTAACGCTCGTGAAAGTTTGAAATTCCGAAATGTCGTGGAAATGAGACAGAGTCTAAGGACGCTCTCACGACGGCCGAACACGCAAGGTAAGAGAAGCCGTGCGAGAGAATGTGACTCGACGcgattcctctctctctctctcctctctttacCCCCCCCCCcgtttctgtctttctcgacGAATGGAATTTCGATGGACTTGTTGCAACTTTCTCGAAGGTATTTCCGTCTTTCTCGCACTAAGAAAgaaatgcatatatttttttatagtcgTCCcagtagaaaaagaggaaaaacaagaaatcgCAAAGGTCACGGGCTTCGACGCTATCGCTTCGATAACGACCTTGACACGTCTCGAGATATTTGAGAATCGTAGacaaaatatatcgaagaaatgtTCTAgtctttgttcttctttcctcgCGTCGGTCCCTATTCGtttcggaaaaaaagaaaagcaaagcgaagcgaaaaaaaaaaaagaaaaaagaaagaaaatcataggTGGTTCGATGCGCAACGAAATATCAAAAGATTTTACCTTGCACGAATGATTTTCAAGTGGCCATCACCGGTTCCGCTCTGTTACTGGTCAATCatttggaaaaaaaggaagggggATGGAGATCACCGGAAAATTCGGAATTGGATGGAGAGTCCGTTGGTTCGAAGACCCAAGGCCTCGTCCAAATGAGACTCGTGGATCTTGACGAAGACACGGATATGCAGGAGGCATCGTGTTACGTTCACGAAGGTTTCCCCACGTATTTTCTTCTACGCGACATACATGATGTACTTTCGATGGACGAATTCAACGTTCTATACTGGGTCCACCGGTGCCCATTACTCTGCCACATTAAATTCTTCTAAtctaaaatctatatataagaAACGTTTATTGATCTTTTGTTTGTCGAAATTTCTTTAACGATTGATAAagtttaatgattaattagcgttccttgaaataaaaaaaaaaaagaaagaaagaaagaaaaagaaattaaccgTTCTCTCATTTCTATATCAAACAGAAAGCGCCTCGGAAGATAGCACGTACGAGAGCCTTCGTTTTTGCCAGCCGGACGAATTCGATACGGGTACGGATTCGGAAAGCGAAACGACGGGGCTCGTAAACGGGCCCGATCTTCGTGCCAAGGATCGAGGTGAAAATACTACTAATGGGAATATTTACCTGGAGGCTCCCGCGAAACCGATACCACCGCCTCCGAGAGAATCTAGTCTGACGGAAACTTTGGGTAGAAGAATAAAGATGTTACGAAGAACCTGGAGCATCACCAAGGGCAGTCTTGGTCGAATTCGAAGAAGAACGTTCGTCGAGGAAGAGCAAGCTTCCGAAGAAAGCAAGGACCTTGCCAACGTACACCATCAACTGCCGgacaatggaaaatattttagctTTAGGAAACATTTCCGAAAAAACCTTACCAGTTTTTCGACCTTTTATCTAAACGATAGCAACGGCATTTGCACCTcgaggaataataataataatggtaccACCAAAGAGACCATTTATGGAAATACCAATTGGTACGCGTGGTCTGGTACGacgaaaattaataacgaCTGCGAATCTTCGTCTCGAGACGTCGGTAAGTTAGAGCGCCTCTACGCATCTATGCGCTTCTCGTCACATGATCAAAATCCCGcgaattatgaaatattttactagATCACTACAGCGTTTTGGCGGACCAAGAACCTTTGTATCAATTTTATGAGGCAGCCGTTGCACGCGTGGCCTTCGAATCGGATTCCGACGGATACGAGGAAgtaaacggaaaaaaaaatatatatatatatatatccttctaTACGTATAATTTTCGACAGCTACGTTCCTCTTTCCATAGCAATGAAATCGAAGTAAAGCTTAATACGATCCATCTTCGTTTCTACAGGTAGAAGATTTAAATCCTCCTCCGCTTGCTACGGATTTTGTAAAACCAGGACAACGAACCTTATGGTGTCAAACTCCGCAAGTTGTACGTAGCGGACTCTTACGTGAGTATTCGATGTCAACGTGTCGCATAAAACAATCCACATTATCGTCGCGATACGTTTGATAGTTTAATGACGACGATCAACATTTTTCTAGAGAGATTAACaccggaagaaaagaaaatacaagaagCCAAGTTCGAGATCCTTACGTCGGAAGCCTCCTACTTGAATTCGCTTCGCGTTCTTGACAacgaatttcttcgaaatcacgagttaacgaatgaaattttgaCGGCTTCTGAAAAAGATAAACTATTCGCCGGAGTACCTGCTGTGATTAAAGCATCGGAAAGATTATTGGCGGATCTAGAAATAATATGGAAGGAAGATCCTACCTTACAAAATTTGCCTGACATTTTACTTGAACACTCGGGAAAATATTTAGACATATTCGTCGGATATTGCtctaatcaaattaaaatagatacgACATTGAAAGAATTGAGGTAACGGTAACAATATCTAATGGTGAATACATACGCGcgttccttctccttctattttgatcattttcgttttattattattattattattctcattatcatcattatcgtcttttattattattatcatcttttatCACCTCTACTttgtttaatacaaaaaattcttttcgatcaAATAAGAGCGAGGAAAGGCTCCAAATTCGTAGAGGCTGTCACGCAAATAGAGTCCCGTCCTGAATGTCAAAGTTTGCCATTAAATTCGTTCCTTATGTTACCGATGCAACGTATTACAAGGTAAAATGCTTGTCGTAGCACgaacgtagaaaaaagaataatggtATCGTCTTAAATTTagtttttacttattttaaatttacagACTCCCATTGTTGGCCGATGCGGTACTTTCCAAATTATCTATAGAAAATACGGACAGATCCTCGTGGGAAAAAGTTCTATCGACTTTCACTTATGTCGCGTCGGAGTGTAACGAGGGTGCACGTGCTGCGGCTCAAGAAGCAGAAATGGAAACGATAACGAGGTAACGTTACCTTATCGTTCTTCTTCGCGTGTCGTTGCTTCTCTCATTTTACAATGGGTGAAGGAGTAATAGTTTCTATTTGATCTCCACAGAAAATTGGAATATTCGTCAAAAATTAAGTCGTTAGGATTAAAAAATcgacatttaattaaaaaaggacCCGTTATACAGTTAACTATGAAGGCAGATATGGAATACAAGCTTACATTTGGGAAGAAGTTCAACAAAACACCGCTGTACCTTTTCCTACTTACAGATTATCTTCTAGTCACAAAGATTAAACACAAGTATGTCCAGGCAAAGCAACATTGCTGCTATGACTATTGCTTTCTCGCGCGTATAGAAACACGCCTATACGCATAAACGTATCTTAGAAAATTCGTCTTTCCATTTGCAGTACTCACGACGAAGCTTACATTGTCATAGATGTTTGCAAAAGAAATCTTCTTGCCTTGGAATCAGTTTCCGAAGACTCGCCCTTCGCTGGTCGCAATGCGATGATGTTAACTCTGTTGGAAAATTATTGTGGTAAACAAGCCGAATACGTTCTAACCTGTGAAAGCAatacggaaagagagaggtggtTGGAAGCTATTTCGCCACCTAAACGGGAAACAGTCGGGGAAACGCTTTACGAAGCCTGGGACTGTCCTCAAGTAATGGCTCTGTATTCTTATTCGCCGAACCAACCCGACGAGCTTTCATTGCAACCAGGTAagtaacgaaaatattttatttattaagaaaacttttattttattaatcgtacgTACTTGCCAGGAGACGTTATAAACGTACTGAGAAAAATGACGGACGGCTGGTATCATGGCGAAAAGCTATTGAACGGAGAACAAGGTTGGTTTCCTGCTAATTATACGAAAGAAGTTGCCTCTGAACACGTCCGTGCGAGAAATTTGAAGCAGAGGCATCGTCTATTGGCCCTTACGCGTAGCGTTTTACAAAAAAGAGCAAAACAAAACTTGGCCATTTATTGAAGAGATCGTCTGCAAAAGTATCGTAACAAAAGTATGTCTGCATTTATTGTTCGTACGTTTATGTacattttaaatgtaatttaatagGACACCatttaataaatctatatcGCTCTCCTTGTTATCACGATATAACTTATTGTGAAGTACAGTCAAAACACGTTTAACGCTCAAACGACAAGTGGAATGTTTGCTTATCGAGATAACGGTACAGTCTTACTTCAATTACAGCATCGATTCTACGAGAAGAGTATTGTGAGAAGAGTAAACGTGGTGGTAACGTGACGTGTAAATAcgttgaattaaaatatttcaaattttatcaaaaatatagaaaacttTTGAATTAAATTTGCGCGTTAAAATTACACGCTCGTATATAGGAATCATACAAAGATACAATAGTTTGTATAACAGATTTAAACGAAAACATCGGTAAGATTCGATATCCGACCATTATTATCGCCATAAAGAAAACGGCAAAATATAAAACAGTGGACATTGTCGTCTTCCCATCGTATTCTCATTCGGTAATCAGAGGCTCGCTTTCGAATATCTCGATGGTCTGACTTCAAATAATCTCTTAACAAAGTAAACCTGTATCACGGTAGTCActgtaataacaattatttgcGCGATGGACCACGTTTGaacgtaaaaattattgtccAGAAGCAGATTTAAATCTCTTGCTTCTCGGCTACGGCTCAAATGTTGCGTTTGCAATATGTCATTAATGTTTTTCTCCACGCCTCTCAATGTACtctggaaaaaaagaagcagatatattattcgaaagaGCTTGGAAAAAGTATTGAGGTTAGAAAGCAAAATAGTTAAGTTCTCTTTTTACTACGTACCGTGAAATTTTCGACCGAGAGATTTAACTCCTCCAATTCCTTTGTGTACTTCTCCCATTGGTCGTACCTaacgaaatggaaaaaaaaaaaaaaatatcttcatcGTCACCAGACAGAATATCGTTCATCGAGAACGAATACAAGCTTTCTAAACCATTTTATACCTGATAACTGTTATATACAAATTCACCAATTTCGGGGCAAATCTGGAAAATTGATTGTCGATGCAAACGCTGTAATAACCTCCGGTAACCGACTGATCCTGATAATCCACGTCGGTTCTCCATTGGTACGGATGAACGATCACACCTTCCGGATTTCTCACTGCAAATCCGGCCTTTCCGTCTCCGCCACGTAGTACCtgtatttaatgataaatctCTCTTAAAGAAAGgcaataaacgatataaaccTTTCTTCGTCCATGATTCGTTCGTAACTGCCTTACTTGACGATGTAGCTGCGCTTCTATTCGCAatgataaatatcgatatcggTTATGATCATACGCGATTCCAtgttaatattgtatattaaaatatacaatattttattaacttccTACGTGGCCATGTACAAACAGAAAcacacaaagaaaaatatatagatacattcgcacgtgtaaaaataaacatatgtaGTTGTTACGTTCGGTACAagcgaacaaataaaaatggcgGATTGCACAGATATTGCGATACTCGA encodes the following:
- the LOC122634540 gene encoding uncharacterized protein LOC122634540 isoform X1 yields the protein MSLTRSSKRDSLRGCEKVSDKILYPTVNSLALKRARLPLQLHDGGTDIETQEEMKKDSGLVHRESKRTGLMAKARSSPPRKYRAKIEMMVEKRNETLESAESVEIATSTLIDSEKDEERVRLKEEIKKERMADSEEKKNESSVLRERRCSYSSEDYEKVDVKSQCYPEAFVERDFDVNESFHREKITGISKSTYDIESISFSSDEEKNSLRNNKKKKKKKKKRQFARNVLHYVPGYPGKRHKQPTKKKKKHHRFATSFDSQARSLDEKDETSIEENQDFSRPRSLSRFELKYVMISAPSNFVHVASATNSRLMSNEKTAGSKLERSIITHEEKSANLPLLLRGKEVGKSINRLVGEETSMGTDVRHVNAGRTAYVEIKRTSLGNAEERTGELVDPCQSVKIETDDRETRISYEPILRTNVSFLWSDRTRNFLDNKNEQARLSASLVEKDEETFEERSEEPYDDVGPPLSKSFPQEDDYDDVGPSPICSEENTLGDGRYAKDDTYDDVSLPIFNNIEEKVETLLEDNEKEGSSINNDYSSLEGAEDEKYIYDDVGLPVGEERVNSLYGDSMAASLMGTVLTNGKESEWEDVDDFANALPCLCQRDCTCEKNGERCNTWAKKKPGQRSGKKWKRRRSRRSRKTSACSARTRHDSIVDVAITGSALLLVNHLEKKEGGWRSPENSELDGESVGSKTQGLVQMRLVDLDEDTDMQEASCYVHEESASEDSTYESLRFCQPDEFDTGTDSESETTGLVNGPDLRAKDRGENTTNGNIYLEAPAKPIPPPPRESSLTETLGRRIKMLRRTWSITKGSLGRIRRRTFVEEEQASEESKDLANVHHQLPDNGKYFSFRKHFRKNLTSFSTFYLNDSNGICTSRNNNNNGTTKETIYGNTNWYAWSGTTKINNDCESSSRDVDHYSVLADQEPLYQFYEAAVARVAFESDSDGYEEVEDLNPPPLATDFVKPGQRTLWCQTPQVVRSGLLQRLTPEEKKIQEAKFEILTSEASYLNSLRVLDNEFLRNHELTNEILTASEKDKLFAGVPAVIKASERLLADLEIIWKEDPTLQNLPDILLEHSGKYLDIFVGYCSNQIKIDTTLKELRARKGSKFVEAVTQIESRPECQSLPLNSFLMLPMQRITRLPLLADAVLSKLSIENTDRSSWEKVLSTFTYVASECNEGARAAAQEAEMETITRKLEYSSKIKSLGLKNRHLIKKGPVIQLTMKADMEYKLTFGKKFNKTPLYLFLLTDYLLVTKIKHNTHDEAYIVIDVCKRNLLALESVSEDSPFAGRNAMMLTLLENYCGKQAEYVLTCESNTERERWLEAISPPKRETVGETLYEAWDCPQVMALYSYSPNQPDELSLQPGDVINVLRKMTDGWYHGEKLLNGEQGWFPANYTKEVASEHVRARNLKQRHRLLALTRSVLQKRAKQNLAIY
- the LOC122634540 gene encoding uncharacterized protein LOC122634540 isoform X3, whose translation is MSLTRSSKRDSLRGCEKVSDKILYPTVNSLALKRARLPLQLHDGGTDIETQEEMKKDSGLVHRESKRTGLMAKARSSPPRKYRAKIEMMVEKRNETLESAESVEIATSTLIDSEKDEERVRLKEEIKKERMADSEEKKNESSVLRERRCSYSSEDYEKVDVKSQCYPEAFVERDFDVNESFHREKITGISKSTYDIESISFSSDEEKNSLRNNKKKKKKKKKRQFARNVLHYVPGYPGKRHKQPTKKKKKHHRFATSFDSQARSLDEKDETSIEENQDFSRPRSLSRFELKYVMISAPSNFVHVASATNSRLMSNEKTAGSKLERSIITHEEKSANLPLLLRGKEVGKSINRLVGEETSMGTDVRHVNAGRTAYVEIKRTSLGNAEERTGELVDPCQSVKIETDDRETRISYEPILRTNVSFLWSDRTRNFLDNKNEQARLSASLVEKDEETFEERSEEPYDDVGPPLSKSFPQEDDYDDVGPSPICSEENTLGDGRYAKDDTYDDVSLPIFNNIEEKVETLLEDNEKEGSSINNDYSSLEGAEDEKYIYDDVGLPVGEERVNSLYGDSMAASLMGTVLTNGKESEWEDVDDFANALPCLCQRDCTCEKNGERCNTWAKKKPGQRSGKKWKRRRSRRSRKTSACSARTRHDSIVDVAITGSALLLVNHLEKKEGGWRSPENSELDGESVGSKTQGLVQMRLVDLDEDTDMQEASCYVHEESASEDSTYESLRFCQPDEFDTGTDSESETTGLVNGPDLRAKDRGENTTNGNIYLEAPAKPIPPPPRESSLTETLGRRIKMLRRTWSITKGSLGRIRRRTFVEEEQASEESKDLANVHHQLPDNGKYFSFRKHFRKNLTSFSTFYLNDSNGICTSRNNNNNGTTKETIYGNTNWYAWSGTTKINNDCESSSRDVDHYSVLADQEPLYQFYEAAVARVAFESDSDGYEEVEDLNPPPLATDFVKPGQRTLWCQTPQVVRSGLLQRLTPEEKKIQEAKFEILTSEASYLNSLRVLDNEFLRNHELTNEILTASEKDKLFAGVPAVIKASERLLADLEIIWKEDPTLQNLPDILLEHSGKYLDIFVGYCSNQIKIDTTLKELRARKGSKFVEAVTQIESRPECQSLPLNSFLMLPMQRITRLPLLADAVLSKLSIENTDRSSWEKVLSTFTYVASECNEGARAAAQEAEMETITRKLEYSSKIKSLGLKNRHLIKKGPVIQLTMKADMEYKLTFGKKFNKTPLYLFLLTDYLLVTKIKHKKFVFPFAVLTTKLTLS
- the LOC122634540 gene encoding uncharacterized protein LOC122634540 isoform X2, encoding MSLTRSSKRDSLRGCEKVSDKILYPTVNSLALKRARLPLQLHDGGTDIETQEEMKKDSGLVHRESKRTGLMAKARSSPPRKYRAKIEMMVEKRNETLESAESVEIATSTLIDSEKDEERVRLKEEIKKERMADSEEKKNESSVLRERRCSYSSEDYEKVDVKSQCYPEAFVERDFDVNESFHREKITGISKSTYDIESISFSSDEEKNSLRNNKKKKKKKKKRQFARNVLHYVPGYPGKRHKQPTKKKKKHHRFATSFDSQARSLDEKDETSIEENQDFSRPRSLSRFELKYVMISAPSNFVHVASATNSRLMSNEKTAGSKLERSIITHEEKSANLPLLLRGKEVGKSINRLVGEETSMGTDVRHVNAGRTAYVEIKRTSLGNAEERTGELVDPCQSVKIETDDRETRISYEPILRTNVSFLWSDRTRNFLDNKNEQARLSASLVEKDEETFEERSEEPYDDVGPPLSKSFPQEDDYDDVGPSPICSEENTLGDGRYAKDDTYDDVSLPIFNNIEEKVETLLEDNEKEGSSINNDYSSLEGAEDEKYIYDDVGLPVGEERVNSLYGDSMAASLMGTVLTNGKESEWEDVDDFANALPCLCQRDCTCEKNGERCNTWAKKKPGQRSGKKWKRRRSRRSRKTSACSARTRHDSIVDESASEDSTYESLRFCQPDEFDTGTDSESETTGLVNGPDLRAKDRGENTTNGNIYLEAPAKPIPPPPRESSLTETLGRRIKMLRRTWSITKGSLGRIRRRTFVEEEQASEESKDLANVHHQLPDNGKYFSFRKHFRKNLTSFSTFYLNDSNGICTSRNNNNNGTTKETIYGNTNWYAWSGTTKINNDCESSSRDVDHYSVLADQEPLYQFYEAAVARVAFESDSDGYEEVEDLNPPPLATDFVKPGQRTLWCQTPQVVRSGLLQRLTPEEKKIQEAKFEILTSEASYLNSLRVLDNEFLRNHELTNEILTASEKDKLFAGVPAVIKASERLLADLEIIWKEDPTLQNLPDILLEHSGKYLDIFVGYCSNQIKIDTTLKELRARKGSKFVEAVTQIESRPECQSLPLNSFLMLPMQRITRLPLLADAVLSKLSIENTDRSSWEKVLSTFTYVASECNEGARAAAQEAEMETITRKLEYSSKIKSLGLKNRHLIKKGPVIQLTMKADMEYKLTFGKKFNKTPLYLFLLTDYLLVTKIKHNTHDEAYIVIDVCKRNLLALESVSEDSPFAGRNAMMLTLLENYCGKQAEYVLTCESNTERERWLEAISPPKRETVGETLYEAWDCPQVMALYSYSPNQPDELSLQPGDVINVLRKMTDGWYHGEKLLNGEQGWFPANYTKEVASEHVRARNLKQRHRLLALTRSVLQKRAKQNLAIY
- the LOC122634550 gene encoding transmembrane emp24 domain-containing protein 5-like is translated as MSSFLVRNLIFIAIIGLAKCETDRPWYETLPAVAMDYKVHIDAGKEDCYFQFVNPGATFYVSFQVLRGGDGKAGFAVRNPEGVIVHPYQWRTDVDYQDQSVTGGYYSVCIDNQFSRFAPKLVNLYITVIRYDQWEKYTKELEELNLSVENFTSTLRGVEKNINDILQTQHLSRSREARDLNLLLDNNFYVQTWSIAQIIVITVTTVIQVYFVKRLFEVRPSRYSKASL